AAGCATCGGTGTGCGCATGGACCGCCTGGTGCCAGCGCCGCTCGATCCCTCGGCCCTGCAATGCGACCTCCTGGCCTTCACGCATTCGCACCCCGACCACCTTGATCCGGAGACACTGGCCGCCTATCGCGCCGCCGGTCAAGAGGGGCCCTACCTCGCTCCGCCGGAAACCTACCATGCCCTCCTGCGTCTCGGTGTTCCCGCCGACCGCGTGACCATGGTATGGCCCAACCACGTCCACCGCATCGGCGACCTCACGATACGCACCGTGATGGGCATTCCATTGGGCGAGGATGACCTCAATCACGTCGGCTTCATCGTGAGCGCCGAAGACGGCCCGTGCGTTTACTTCACCGGCGACACCGACTACCACGAAATCCTGGCGATCCAGGCCCGCCCCTCGAAACCCGACGTGCTGGTAGCCGTCATCAACGGCACATTTCGCAACATGGGCCCGGGCGATGCCGCCAAGCTGGCCCGCGAACTCAATGTGCGGACTGTCATCCCGTGCCACTACGGCATGTTCGC
The window above is part of the Chthoniobacterales bacterium genome. Proteins encoded here:
- a CDS encoding MBL fold metallo-hydrolase, which produces MNLPSEIRATTVKPGSLTMWWLGQAGFIVKSPAGKVLAIDPYLSNSCAALGQSIGVRMDRLVPAPLDPSALQCDLLAFTHSHPDHLDPETLAAYRAAGQEGPYLAPPETYHALLRLGVPADRVTMVWPNHVHRIGDLTIRTVMGIPLGEDDLNHVGFIVSAEDGPCVYFTGDTDYHEILAIQARPSKPDVLVAVINGTFRNMGPGDAAKLARELNVRTVIPCHYGMFADNTIPPELLRTNLFMEGIRDAYCELKCGEAFTLAKNTKA